The proteins below are encoded in one region of Methanofollis aquaemaris:
- a CDS encoding protein-L-isoaspartate(D-aspartate) O-methyltransferase: MTEEFTHERHQMVERQIRARGVSDTRVLSAMRDLPRHLFVPPGLRAASYGDHPLPIGSGQTISQPYIVAVMTELLEVEPEDRVLEIGSGSGYQAAILGKLAHEVWSIERLPEIADMARQNLATVGAENVHVVAANGTLGLPEHAPFDAIIITAGTPSVPQPLFDQLADGGRLVAPVGGRELQFLVVYTRQGDEIIHRSWGAVCFVPLIGRHGWEEGDLVL, translated from the coding sequence ATGACTGAGGAGTTCACGCATGAGCGCCACCAGATGGTGGAGCGCCAGATCAGGGCGCGGGGAGTATCGGACACCCGGGTTCTCTCTGCCATGCGCGACCTCCCGCGTCACCTCTTCGTCCCCCCCGGCCTGAGAGCGGCGTCCTACGGAGACCATCCTCTCCCGATCGGGAGCGGGCAGACGATCTCCCAGCCCTACATCGTCGCCGTGATGACCGAACTCCTCGAAGTGGAGCCTGAAGATCGGGTGCTCGAGATCGGGAGCGGGAGCGGGTACCAGGCGGCCATCCTTGGGAAACTGGCACACGAGGTCTGGAGCATCGAACGCCTCCCCGAAATTGCCGACATGGCGCGCCAGAACCTGGCAACGGTCGGTGCGGAGAATGTCCATGTGGTCGCGGCGAACGGGACGCTGGGCCTCCCCGAACATGCCCCCTTCGATGCCATCATCATCACCGCCGGCACCCCGTCGGTCCCGCAGCCGCTCTTCGACCAACTCGCCGACGGCGGACGGCTCGTCGCCCCGGTCGGCGGGCGCGAACTCCAGTTCCTGGTCGTGTACACCCGGCAGGGCGACGAGATCATCCACCGTTCCTGGGGGGCGGTATGTTTCGTTCCGCTCATCGGGAGACATGGGTGGGAGGAGGGAGACCTTGTTCTATGA
- a CDS encoding cyclase family protein, with the protein MFYDITRALTEEILIFPGDPAPVFRQEDHGEYLLSLLSLSTHTGTHIDAPSHYLKNNRTVDLIDPARLIGRCRVLDLGERTAITRADLEGRVGGTGRILLRTWFSGETAFNPEFPHLTQDAASFLVEQGISCVGIDSPSIEAYDGDGSVHRTLLQREIAIIELLDLSGVPKGDYYMAALPLRLEGLDGSPARVILSDQPIS; encoded by the coding sequence TTGTTCTATGACATCACCCGCGCCCTCACCGAAGAGATCCTCATCTTTCCGGGTGACCCGGCGCCGGTCTTCAGACAGGAGGATCACGGGGAGTATCTCCTCTCCCTCCTCTCCCTCTCGACGCACACCGGCACCCACATCGACGCCCCCTCCCACTATCTAAAAAACAACCGGACCGTCGACCTGATCGACCCGGCCAGACTGATCGGCCGGTGCCGCGTCCTCGACCTCGGCGAGCGGACGGCCATCACACGGGCCGACCTGGAGGGACGGGTCGGCGGGACCGGACGTATCCTCCTCAGGACCTGGTTCTCCGGGGAAACAGCGTTCAACCCGGAATTTCCCCACCTCACCCAGGACGCTGCATCATTCCTCGTCGAGCAGGGGATCTCCTGCGTCGGGATCGACTCCCCCTCCATCGAGGCCTATGACGGGGACGGCTCGGTCCACCGCACCCTCCTGCAGAGAGAGATAGCCATAATCGAACTCCTCGACCTCTCGGGCGTGCCCAAAGGTGACTATTATATGGCCGCACTCCCACTCCGGCTCGAAGGGCTCGACGGGTCACCGGCACGGGTGATCCTCTCCGACCAACCCATTTCATGA
- a CDS encoding phosphopentomutase/phosphoglucosamine mutase, which yields MLFGSSGIRRRYSGAFPGLAAKVGVAVGKNGLSAAVGRDTRVTGQLIADAVTSGILSAGADVYDCGIAPTPTIACAARGHALGVMVTASHNPEEYNGIKLLNPDGSSFTSVQQQETEEALQADHLTGWEEQGRVRPLDAVSIHIKAILDQVNVPEELNAVVDCGNGAGSVITPRLLADGGVHVLALNANPEGRFVRPSEPLEEHLPYMPAMIRKQNAACGIIHDGDADRMMAFDGSGRYIGGDHLMMLFAEYLGAKQVVTTADASMAIEEIAEVRRTPVGDTYVSEELLKWGDFGGEASGAWIFPKNSLCPDGIYAGALLCEIAGEWNLAETVAAMPSYPILRDSVRLDDAREVMTAMGAAVPTDGIRIEEEDGWCLVRASGTEPKVRFTAEGRDLAAAKRMMETGKERLRTAHQGRDI from the coding sequence ATGCTTTTCGGCTCTTCAGGGATCAGAAGAAGATACTCAGGAGCATTTCCCGGGCTGGCCGCCAAGGTCGGGGTTGCCGTCGGAAAGAACGGCCTGAGCGCAGCCGTCGGCAGGGACACCAGGGTGACCGGACAACTCATAGCCGACGCCGTCACCTCCGGCATACTCTCGGCCGGCGCCGATGTCTATGACTGCGGGATTGCCCCCACACCGACCATCGCCTGCGCCGCCCGCGGCCACGCCCTCGGGGTGATGGTCACCGCCTCGCACAACCCGGAAGAGTACAACGGGATCAAACTCCTCAATCCTGACGGTTCCTCCTTCACCTCGGTCCAGCAACAGGAGACCGAGGAGGCACTTCAAGCCGATCACCTGACCGGGTGGGAGGAGCAGGGGCGGGTCCGGCCCCTCGACGCCGTCTCGATCCACATAAAGGCGATCCTCGATCAGGTTAATGTCCCTGAAGAACTGAACGCCGTCGTCGACTGCGGCAACGGAGCGGGGAGCGTGATCACCCCCCGCCTCCTCGCGGACGGGGGCGTCCATGTCCTGGCCCTTAACGCCAACCCCGAGGGCCGGTTTGTCAGGCCCTCCGAACCCCTGGAAGAGCACCTCCCGTACATGCCCGCCATGATCAGAAAACAGAACGCCGCCTGCGGGATCATTCATGACGGCGACGCAGACCGAATGATGGCCTTCGACGGGTCGGGCAGGTACATCGGCGGCGACCACCTCATGATGCTCTTCGCCGAGTACCTCGGAGCAAAACAGGTCGTCACCACCGCCGATGCCTCGATGGCCATTGAAGAGATCGCCGAGGTGCGGCGGACCCCGGTCGGGGACACCTACGTCTCAGAAGAACTTCTGAAATGGGGAGATTTCGGAGGCGAAGCGTCAGGGGCCTGGATATTCCCGAAAAATTCTCTCTGCCCGGACGGGATCTATGCGGGCGCGCTCCTCTGCGAGATCGCAGGCGAGTGGAACCTCGCAGAGACCGTCGCCGCCATGCCCAGTTACCCGATCCTGCGCGACTCGGTCAGACTCGACGACGCCCGCGAGGTGATGACCGCAATGGGCGCCGCCGTCCCGACCGACGGGATCAGGATCGAGGAGGAGGACGGGTGGTGTCTTGTCCGGGCGAGCGGGACCGAGCCGAAGGTGCGGTTCACCGCCGAGGGCAGGGATCTGGCCGCGGCAAAACGGATGATGGAGACCGGGAAAGAACGACTGAGAACCGCACATCAGGGGAGGGACATCTGA
- the glmU gene encoding bifunctional sugar-1-phosphate nucleotidylyltransferase/acetyltransferase → MECVILAAGEGTRMRPLTADRPKVMLPLVNRPMLEHLVCAVRDAGITTMILVVGYGEREVREWFGDGSRFGVSIRYVTQRHQLGTGDALMATKGLTTGRFLMLNGDMIVESGDLTALCRMGAPCMGVHESDHPQDYGVVTLEGDQITGLEEKSKHPRSTWINAGVYLFDQEIYARTEGISLSGRGEYELTDALEGYIREGSLRTYPLGTWMDVGAPWDLLDANATLLAGMDTSCEGTVEEGVVVHGKLIVGKNSVVKAGTYIEGDCIIGEECTVGPHAYLRGSTTIGDRCHIGHSVEVKNSIIFAETKIPHFNYIGDSVIGGHCNFGAGTKVANLRHDHGIIKVNGRSTGRKKFGAIIGDHVLFGINCSVNVGSVIGSYSLIGPHSLVEGTLQDRTVIR, encoded by the coding sequence ATGGAGTGCGTCATCCTCGCCGCCGGCGAAGGCACCAGGATGCGTCCGCTCACCGCCGACCGCCCGAAGGTGATGCTTCCTCTCGTCAACCGCCCGATGCTCGAACACCTTGTCTGCGCCGTCAGGGACGCCGGGATCACCACCATGATACTTGTCGTCGGCTACGGCGAACGGGAAGTGCGGGAGTGGTTCGGCGACGGGAGCCGTTTCGGAGTCTCGATACGGTACGTCACCCAGCGCCATCAACTCGGTACGGGCGACGCCCTCATGGCTACGAAGGGCCTGACCACCGGCAGGTTCCTGATGCTCAACGGGGACATGATCGTCGAGAGCGGCGACCTTACCGCCCTCTGCCGGATGGGCGCCCCCTGCATGGGAGTGCATGAGTCAGATCACCCCCAGGACTACGGTGTCGTCACCCTGGAAGGCGACCAGATCACCGGGCTCGAGGAGAAGTCAAAGCATCCCAGGAGCACCTGGATCAATGCCGGGGTCTACCTCTTCGACCAGGAGATCTATGCGAGGACCGAAGGCATCTCCCTCTCAGGACGCGGCGAGTACGAACTCACCGACGCCCTCGAAGGATACATCCGCGAAGGCAGTCTCAGGACCTATCCCCTCGGCACCTGGATGGACGTCGGGGCGCCATGGGATCTCCTCGACGCCAACGCCACGCTCCTCGCCGGGATGGACACATCCTGCGAGGGCACCGTCGAGGAGGGCGTCGTCGTCCACGGCAAACTCATCGTGGGCAAAAACTCGGTCGTCAAGGCCGGAACCTACATCGAGGGAGACTGCATCATCGGCGAAGAATGCACCGTGGGGCCGCACGCCTACCTCCGGGGTTCGACCACCATTGGCGACCGCTGTCACATAGGCCATTCGGTCGAGGTGAAAAACTCGATCATCTTCGCGGAGACCAAGATCCCGCACTTCAACTACATCGGAGACTCGGTCATCGGAGGCCACTGCAACTTCGGTGCAGGGACGAAAGTGGCAAACCTCAGGCACGACCACGGCATCATCAAGGTCAACGGCCGTTCAACAGGGAGAAAGAAGTTCGGGGCCATCATCGGCGACCATGTCCTCTTCGGGATCAACTGTTCGGTGAATGTGGGCAGCGTCATCGGGAGTTACTCACTCATCGGACCGCACAGTCTCGTTGAAGGGACACTGCAGGACCGGACCGTGATCAGGTAG
- the glmU gene encoding bifunctional sugar-1-phosphate nucleotidylyltransferase/acetyltransferase — translation MQAVILAAGEGKRLRPLTHAVPKAMVPVANRPIIEYIVRALEKNGIRDIIVVVGYQKERVIRYLNSLDLPVRVVVQERQLGTAHALQCAAQFIKEDFLLLPGDNYIDTASIARIMQQKNAVLTWEHPYPSNFGVLTIKDGLVRQVIEKPDEAPGFTVSTGIFSLEPGFLDYLESTEIPDAINAMIAADTPLKAVRAADWQDAIYPWDLLRLNAALLRDVTQERGGKIGSNVVIRGPVSIGRGTTIGPNTTILGPVVIGEDCAIGPNCVVLPETSIGARTEIEPFTMIGRSLILDDVRIGSHARITDAVIGTGSHLGDHMTTVPHKTIFSIEGELIRAKFGAIVGDNVRTAPFCVLKNCIIGNGAEVEDGKTIYGDVPDGARII, via the coding sequence ATGCAGGCAGTCATTCTTGCAGCAGGAGAGGGCAAACGTCTCCGCCCCCTCACCCATGCGGTGCCTAAGGCGATGGTACCGGTGGCCAACCGCCCGATCATCGAGTACATCGTGCGGGCACTGGAGAAGAACGGGATCAGAGATATCATCGTCGTTGTCGGATACCAGAAAGAGCGGGTGATCAGGTATCTCAACAGCCTTGATCTCCCGGTGAGGGTCGTCGTCCAGGAACGGCAACTCGGCACCGCCCATGCCCTGCAGTGCGCCGCCCAGTTCATCAAGGAGGACTTCCTCCTCCTGCCAGGGGACAACTACATCGACACGGCATCGATCGCACGGATCATGCAGCAGAAAAACGCCGTCCTGACCTGGGAACACCCCTACCCCTCCAACTTCGGAGTGCTCACGATCAAAGACGGTCTTGTCAGGCAGGTCATCGAGAAACCGGACGAAGCCCCCGGGTTCACCGTCTCGACCGGGATCTTCTCCCTCGAACCAGGCTTCCTCGATTATCTCGAGAGCACCGAGATCCCGGACGCCATCAATGCCATGATCGCAGCCGACACGCCGCTCAAGGCGGTCAGGGCCGCAGACTGGCAGGACGCCATCTACCCCTGGGACCTTCTGCGGCTGAACGCCGCCCTTCTCCGGGACGTCACCCAGGAAAGGGGCGGGAAGATCGGATCGAACGTGGTGATCAGAGGCCCGGTCTCCATCGGGCGGGGGACCACCATCGGCCCGAACACCACCATCCTCGGACCGGTGGTGATCGGCGAGGACTGTGCGATCGGTCCCAACTGTGTTGTCCTCCCTGAGACCAGCATCGGTGCCAGAACCGAGATCGAACCCTTCACGATGATCGGGCGGTCCCTCATCCTTGACGATGTCAGGATCGGTTCGCACGCCCGGATCACCGATGCCGTCATCGGGACCGGGTCGCACCTTGGCGACCACATGACCACCGTGCCGCACAAGACCATTTTCTCCATCGAGGGCGAGTTGATCAGGGCGAAGTTCGGCGCCATTGTCGGCGACAACGTCAGAACCGCTCCATTTTGCGTGCTCAAAAATTGCATCATCGGCAATGGTGCAGAGGTGGAAGATGGAAAAACGATCTATGGCGATGTCCCGGATGGAGCAAGAATTATATAA
- the glmS gene encoding glutamine--fructose-6-phosphate transaminase (isomerizing) — MCGIVGYIGWRDAAPLVIEGLKRLEYRGYDSFGVATENGQIRVVKKSGRISENGADLTSLTGQIGIGHTRWATHGVPNDTNAHPHTDCTGRIAVVHNGIIENYALLKRKLIERGHRFKSETDTEVIAHLIEEYYKGDLLTAVGETLRHLEGSYAVLAIAENDPRIIVARKSSPLVLGIGDGEMLCASDITPLLEHTERAVFLKDGDIAALTPSRIDIYHDGVPVERSVDHITWSLDDARKGGFEHYMLKEIYEQPKVFFDTVKSTENDSRLPMLRIPAEVTVVACGTSYHAALIFRYLAEEYSHKRVSVEFASEFKYYTPPIRDMVIAVTQSGETADTLAAIERAKSRNCSTLAITNVLGSSITRIADWTLFMCAGPEISVAATKSFTAQLAVFMAILNEMCDGRFTDTLARAHCSVERVLSYELEDAVAIIKNASEMFYVGRGVFYPVALEGALKMKEISYIHAEGYAAGELKHGPFALLSEETPVVAICTPSPTYGVMLSNIKEMKARGAPVIGIGAEGDTEAQSIVDVFIPVPEDHQIVQALTVSVVLQLLAYHTAIALNRDIDKPRNLAKSVTVE; from the coding sequence TTGTGCGGGATTGTGGGATACATCGGATGGCGAGACGCTGCCCCCCTCGTTATCGAAGGCCTGAAAAGGCTTGAGTACCGGGGTTACGACTCTTTCGGAGTCGCCACCGAAAACGGCCAGATCAGGGTCGTGAAAAAAAGCGGGAGGATCTCAGAGAACGGCGCAGATCTCACATCTCTCACCGGGCAGATCGGAATCGGCCACACGCGCTGGGCGACCCACGGGGTGCCAAACGACACCAACGCCCACCCTCACACCGACTGTACCGGCCGGATCGCCGTGGTCCACAACGGGATCATCGAGAACTACGCGCTCCTCAAGAGGAAACTCATCGAGAGGGGGCACCGGTTCAAGAGCGAGACCGACACCGAGGTGATCGCTCACCTGATCGAGGAATACTACAAGGGCGACCTCCTGACCGCAGTCGGCGAAACGCTCCGCCACCTCGAGGGCTCGTACGCCGTTCTGGCCATCGCCGAGAACGATCCCAGGATCATCGTCGCCAGGAAGAGCAGTCCCCTCGTCCTCGGGATAGGAGACGGCGAGATGCTCTGCGCCTCAGACATCACCCCGCTCCTCGAACACACCGAGCGCGCAGTCTTCCTTAAAGACGGGGACATCGCCGCCCTCACCCCCTCGCGCATCGACATCTATCATGACGGCGTCCCGGTCGAGCGGTCGGTCGACCACATTACCTGGAGCCTTGACGACGCCCGCAAAGGTGGGTTCGAACATTATATGCTCAAGGAGATCTACGAGCAGCCAAAGGTCTTCTTCGACACCGTCAAGTCGACCGAGAACGACAGCCGCCTGCCAATGCTCAGGATCCCGGCCGAGGTGACGGTGGTCGCCTGCGGCACGTCGTACCATGCGGCCCTCATCTTCCGCTACCTCGCAGAGGAGTACAGCCACAAACGAGTGAGTGTGGAATTTGCCTCAGAGTTCAAATATTACACCCCGCCGATCAGAGACATGGTCATCGCAGTGACCCAGTCGGGAGAGACTGCAGACACGCTCGCTGCGATCGAACGGGCAAAATCCAGAAACTGCTCGACCCTTGCGATCACCAATGTCCTGGGAAGTTCGATCACCAGAATCGCCGACTGGACTCTCTTCATGTGTGCGGGACCGGAGATCTCGGTCGCCGCGACCAAGTCCTTCACCGCACAACTGGCGGTCTTTATGGCGATTCTCAACGAGATGTGCGACGGGAGGTTCACCGACACCCTTGCCCGCGCCCATTGCTCTGTCGAGCGGGTGCTCTCGTACGAACTCGAAGACGCGGTCGCGATCATCAAAAATGCCTCGGAGATGTTCTATGTCGGCCGCGGGGTCTTCTACCCGGTGGCGCTCGAAGGGGCACTGAAGATGAAGGAGATCTCATACATCCATGCCGAGGGATACGCAGCCGGCGAACTGAAACACGGCCCCTTCGCCCTCCTCTCCGAGGAGACGCCGGTGGTCGCGATCTGCACCCCCTCGCCGACCTATGGTGTAATGCTCTCCAACATCAAGGAGATGAAGGCGCGCGGCGCCCCGGTCATCGGCATCGGGGCCGAAGGAGACACCGAAGCCCAGAGTATCGTCGATGTCTTCATCCCGGTCCCCGAAGACCACCAGATCGTCCAGGCGCTCACGGTCTCGGTGGTCCTCCAGCTCCTCGCGTACCATACCGCCATAGCCTTAAACCGGGATATCGATAAACCTAGAAACCTAGCTAAGAGTGTGACCGTCGAATGA